One window from the genome of Gimesia aquarii encodes:
- a CDS encoding nitrate reductase cytochrome c-type subunit, which produces MNEQERSTPDWINRRFPLLAGVFLTGCAFVGFLLGISEEQVPMRASWKERPAQNQRSNNQETVPLVVSYSDIATADFKMNPKLAMHFSQLKQQKPGIFDPVIKKPEMKNMAILDRVKTRAFEGAPPTIPHLVDDVRAEKCLVCHGEGVRIGKRTASKMSHPRFNNCVQCHVEMRSDGPFEAAPLNTPNQFVGVARPGPGLRAHPTAPPSVPHATFMREDCMSCHGLLTRPGLRTTHPWFTNCLQCHAPSAVLDQHSFVKLHRRTGKSHEMNQQSSITKQ; this is translated from the coding sequence ATGAATGAGCAAGAACGTTCCACTCCAGATTGGATTAACCGACGATTTCCTTTACTGGCTGGTGTCTTCCTGACGGGGTGCGCCTTCGTCGGTTTCCTCTTAGGTATTTCTGAAGAGCAGGTCCCAATGCGTGCTTCCTGGAAAGAACGACCTGCGCAGAATCAACGATCAAATAATCAGGAAACAGTTCCTCTTGTCGTTTCCTACTCTGATATCGCTACTGCAGACTTCAAGATGAACCCCAAACTGGCAATGCACTTTTCGCAGTTAAAGCAACAAAAACCTGGGATTTTTGATCCTGTCATTAAAAAGCCAGAAATGAAAAACATGGCAATTCTGGATCGAGTAAAAACACGGGCCTTTGAAGGTGCTCCCCCGACGATCCCGCATCTTGTTGATGATGTTCGTGCAGAAAAATGTCTGGTTTGTCATGGTGAGGGAGTTCGGATTGGTAAGCGAACGGCAAGTAAGATGAGTCACCCTCGTTTTAACAATTGCGTGCAATGCCATGTCGAAATGCGGAGTGACGGTCCTTTCGAAGCTGCGCCGTTGAATACTCCAAACCAGTTTGTGGGAGTTGCGCGCCCGGGACCTGGTTTACGTGCACATCCGACTGCTCCGCCAAGCGTACCACATGCGACTTTTATGCGGGAAGATTGTATGAGCTGTCACGGATTGCTCACACGCCCTGGATTAAGAACCACACATCCCTGGTTCACGAACTGTTTGCAATGTCATGCTCCCTCAGCCGTATTGGATCAACATTCCTTTGTGAAACTGCATCGTCGCACCGGTAAAAGTCATGAAATGAATCAACAATCATCCATAACAAAACAATAG
- a CDS encoding 3'-5' exoribonuclease YhaM family protein gives MSRQYINQLKDGDTVNEVYLLVDKQLRANRNASLFLSADLRDCTGVVNARMWNVLEERMQHFQAGNYVQVKGKVHLFQGALQVILTYIEPVPAENLDPAEFQPQASQDVQKLLAQLREILLGIDNNEIRTLMECFLVDETLMEEFCKAPAGVKTHHAYHGGLIEHVVNLMETAQRMADLYPKVDLSLLLAGIFLHDIGKVRELGYENEFVYTDEGQLLGHLIIGVEMLTEKVNAYQEMTGESFPREAELRLKHMIVSHHGTYEFGSARLPMTPEAVALHHLDNLDAKVNEFARFIDDDLNSTSSWTPYSPRLQRKLFKGMTED, from the coding sequence ATGTCTCGTCAATATATAAATCAATTGAAGGATGGTGATACGGTAAATGAAGTTTACCTGTTAGTTGATAAGCAGTTACGTGCAAATCGCAATGCCAGCCTTTTTTTGTCAGCAGATTTAAGAGATTGTACAGGAGTTGTGAATGCCCGCATGTGGAATGTTCTTGAAGAACGCATGCAGCATTTTCAGGCAGGCAACTATGTGCAGGTGAAGGGGAAGGTGCATCTTTTTCAAGGCGCGTTACAGGTGATCTTAACCTATATCGAACCTGTACCTGCAGAAAACCTGGATCCGGCTGAATTTCAACCTCAAGCCTCACAGGATGTGCAAAAGCTATTGGCTCAACTGCGTGAGATCTTACTGGGCATCGATAATAATGAGATTCGGACTTTAATGGAGTGTTTTCTCGTTGATGAAACGCTCATGGAAGAATTTTGCAAAGCACCTGCCGGGGTCAAAACTCACCATGCTTATCATGGTGGCTTGATTGAGCACGTCGTTAATCTGATGGAAACTGCTCAGCGAATGGCCGATTTATATCCCAAAGTTGATCTCAGTCTCCTGTTAGCGGGGATTTTCTTACATGATATCGGAAAAGTACGTGAACTCGGTTATGAAAACGAATTCGTGTATACCGATGAAGGACAGCTATTAGGTCATTTGATCATCGGCGTGGAGATGTTGACGGAAAAGGTGAATGCCTATCAGGAAATGACGGGAGAATCGTTTCCGCGGGAGGCGGAACTTCGACTGAAACATATGATCGTCAGTCATCATGGTACCTATGAGTTTGGCAGTGCTCGCTTGCCGATGACCCCCGAAGCAGTGGCATTACACCATCTTGATAATTTAGACGCCAAGGTAAATGAGTTCGCACGATTTATTGATGATGATCTGAATTCGACATCAAGCTGGACCCCTTATTCGCCCCGCTTGCAGCGAAAATTATTTAAGGGAATGACCGAGGATTAA
- a CDS encoding proline--tRNA ligase, with protein sequence MRWTNTLIPTIKEVPADAEIPSHQLMLRAGLIRQLMAGAYSYLPLGWKAVQKAAQIVREEMDAAGAAELHMPALQPLGLFERTQRKDAFGSVLIQFDVPRGNRLIPMALGPTHEEVVTELMSHCISSYKQLPLTVYQIQTKFRNEERPRFGVLRTSEFLMKDAYSFSSSVEQLDEIYDRMYRAYCRIFARCGLKYIPVEAESGPIGGDASHEFMIPADNGEDSIVYCEASGYAANLERADTGRTTPDIKVSQNAAAVEKKATPEATSIEQVSKFLGCEPSQMIKTLIYLADDEPVAVLIRGDHEANEGKIRRALEAESVELADDATVQKVTNAPTGFAGPVGIQCKIIADHDIPVIENAVTGANEKDAHLLNVNVGRDYELETTYDLRNAEAGDPCPKSGEPLSIVHGIEVGHVFKLGTKYTEALDAEFLDEKEKRHPIIMGCYGIGVNRIVAGLAETRHDENGLIWPLSIAPYEVLVIPLNTKDDEVMQTAERYYEELKAAGVDVLFDDRNARAGVKFKDADLIGIPYRVVIGGKGLKNGEIETKWRTAENAEMIALDAGITPILEALEARKAEEYQAANVPE encoded by the coding sequence GTGCGCTGGACGAATACCCTGATCCCCACCATCAAAGAAGTGCCCGCCGATGCAGAAATCCCCAGTCATCAACTAATGTTGCGGGCGGGACTGATTCGTCAATTGATGGCGGGTGCGTACTCCTATCTCCCGCTCGGCTGGAAAGCAGTGCAAAAAGCGGCCCAGATTGTCCGGGAAGAAATGGACGCAGCCGGCGCCGCGGAACTTCATATGCCTGCGCTGCAACCACTGGGGTTGTTCGAACGCACCCAGCGCAAAGATGCCTTTGGCTCCGTGTTGATTCAGTTCGACGTTCCACGAGGGAATCGACTCATTCCCATGGCATTGGGTCCCACCCATGAAGAAGTCGTCACCGAGTTGATGAGTCATTGTATCAGCAGTTATAAACAGCTGCCTTTGACCGTGTATCAAATTCAGACGAAATTCCGCAATGAGGAGCGGCCTCGCTTCGGTGTTTTGCGCACGAGCGAATTTTTGATGAAAGACGCCTACAGTTTCAGTTCCTCAGTAGAGCAACTCGATGAAATCTACGACCGCATGTATCGCGCTTATTGCCGGATTTTTGCGCGTTGTGGATTGAAATATATACCAGTTGAAGCAGAAAGTGGCCCCATCGGTGGTGATGCCTCGCACGAATTCATGATTCCCGCGGATAACGGTGAAGACTCGATCGTTTACTGTGAAGCTTCAGGATATGCAGCGAACCTGGAACGCGCAGATACGGGTCGTACCACTCCTGATATCAAAGTCTCTCAAAATGCGGCAGCGGTGGAAAAGAAAGCCACACCGGAAGCTACCAGTATTGAACAGGTCAGCAAATTTTTGGGATGCGAACCATCTCAAATGATCAAAACGCTGATTTATCTTGCAGATGACGAACCGGTTGCCGTCCTGATTCGCGGAGATCATGAAGCCAACGAAGGTAAAATTCGACGTGCTTTGGAAGCCGAATCAGTAGAACTGGCCGACGATGCAACCGTTCAAAAAGTCACAAACGCTCCCACAGGGTTCGCCGGGCCTGTAGGTATTCAGTGTAAAATTATCGCGGATCACGACATCCCTGTGATTGAAAACGCCGTCACGGGCGCCAACGAAAAAGATGCGCATTTATTGAATGTCAATGTCGGTCGAGACTATGAACTGGAAACCACGTATGACCTGCGGAATGCGGAAGCTGGCGACCCCTGCCCCAAAAGTGGTGAGCCACTCAGTATCGTGCACGGCATTGAAGTTGGTCATGTCTTTAAGTTGGGCACAAAATATACCGAAGCGCTCGATGCAGAGTTTCTGGATGAAAAAGAAAAACGGCATCCGATTATCATGGGCTGTTATGGTATCGGCGTGAACCGCATTGTCGCTGGTCTGGCGGAAACGCGACACGATGAGAACGGCCTGATCTGGCCTCTCTCCATTGCCCCTTACGAAGTGCTCGTCATTCCACTGAATACCAAAGACGACGAAGTCATGCAGACCGCGGAACGTTATTACGAAGAACTCAAAGCCGCAGGCGTGGATGTGCTGTTTGATGATCGTAATGCGCGGGCGGGAGTCAAATTCAAGGATGCCGACCTGATTGGAATTCCCTATCGAGTGGTCATTGGTGGTAAAGGTCTCAAGAACGGTGAAATCGAAACCAAATGGCGGACTGCGGAAAACGCAGAAATGATCGCCCTTGATGCTGGCATTACACCCATCCTCGAAGCCCTTGAAGCTCGTAAAGCCGAGGAATATCAAGCCGCCAATGTTCCTGAGTAA
- the rnr gene encoding ribonuclease R, translating into MPDFEKKILDYVTRPGYTPVREKSLLKKVGGSKSTAAEFEQAMESLRARKDILVSDSGLIRPVKKEGWIAGTIKKTNSGAGYLIPHHKPDDIAHDQRHAGDLYISERDLGDAQTGDEVYATVVNRRRSGGQICGRVVEIIERASTTFVGTYFEAQGEGYVHVDGKIFNSPIHVGDPGAKGVRSDDKVVIDILRFPSKNYLGQGVISKVLGPHGKPGVDLLSIIYEFGIPMDFPEEVLEAAREQASLFDEKKWGDRRDLTKETIVTIDPVDARDFDDAISLSRDERGHWLLGVHIADVAHFVKEGSTLDREAKNRGTSVYLPGRVIPMLPEVISNGLASLQEGQVRFTKSALIEFTAEGIPVHTEFANSVIKVTQRFAYEQVMPIVQGRDQEGGNVSTPVRSLLKNMHHLAMILRGRRFSAGALELHLSEVRLTFDAKHRVSGAVEREHDESHQIIEEFMLAANIAVAEAFNDRGLRFLRRVHPSPELPRQLAFADFVNALGYTLKKAQSRKDLQKIVEQVHGTPVEQAINYALLRSLKQAEYTDEELGHYALAVDHYCHFTSPIRRYPDLTIHRMIDEIIERPEKGKGQSPQGLRQLGQELSLRERRAEAAERELTKVKLLTWMIDNEIKTLNTMITGVETFGLFCRGTDVPVEGLLHISRLGKHDYFNVDSAKFSIVGERTGQEYRIGDLLTVEVEKIDLDRRELDFRLPNSKKAGKPAKNGASQRGGKSSKSFSKVKGNTKKNSRKLKSQRGKKKKRK; encoded by the coding sequence ATGCCCGATTTTGAGAAGAAAATTCTCGATTACGTTACCAGGCCCGGTTACACACCTGTGCGTGAAAAATCGCTACTCAAAAAAGTGGGAGGCTCCAAATCAACGGCTGCGGAATTTGAGCAGGCCATGGAGAGTCTGCGTGCCAGAAAGGATATTCTGGTTTCTGATTCCGGCTTAATCCGTCCTGTTAAGAAAGAAGGATGGATCGCGGGCACGATCAAGAAAACCAATTCCGGTGCGGGATACCTGATTCCCCATCATAAGCCCGATGATATTGCCCACGATCAACGTCACGCGGGAGATCTTTATATCTCCGAACGTGATTTGGGTGATGCTCAAACGGGAGATGAAGTCTACGCTACCGTTGTCAATCGCAGGCGAAGTGGTGGCCAGATTTGTGGCCGGGTGGTAGAGATCATCGAGCGGGCTTCGACCACATTTGTGGGAACGTATTTTGAGGCTCAAGGAGAAGGTTATGTCCACGTTGATGGCAAAATCTTTAATTCTCCGATTCACGTGGGTGACCCGGGGGCCAAAGGGGTGCGCTCAGATGATAAAGTAGTGATCGATATCCTGCGGTTTCCCTCGAAGAATTATCTTGGCCAGGGTGTGATTTCGAAAGTACTTGGTCCCCATGGTAAACCGGGCGTTGATCTACTTTCGATTATTTATGAATTTGGGATTCCAATGGATTTTCCAGAGGAAGTACTCGAAGCGGCCCGCGAACAAGCCAGTTTGTTTGATGAAAAAAAATGGGGTGATCGACGAGATTTGACAAAAGAGACCATTGTCACAATCGATCCTGTAGACGCGCGGGATTTTGATGACGCGATTTCTTTAAGCCGAGACGAACGAGGTCATTGGCTGTTAGGAGTTCATATTGCAGATGTGGCTCATTTTGTCAAAGAAGGTTCTACTCTGGACCGTGAAGCGAAAAATCGTGGCACTAGTGTCTATTTGCCTGGACGAGTCATTCCGATGTTGCCAGAAGTCATCTCGAATGGATTAGCGAGTTTGCAGGAGGGGCAGGTACGGTTTACCAAATCTGCGTTGATCGAATTCACGGCAGAGGGAATTCCCGTACATACGGAATTTGCAAATTCGGTTATTAAAGTCACTCAGCGTTTTGCCTATGAACAGGTCATGCCAATCGTACAAGGGCGTGATCAGGAAGGCGGTAACGTTTCCACTCCCGTTCGTAGTTTGCTGAAAAATATGCATCATTTGGCTATGATCCTGCGTGGACGCCGATTTTCAGCGGGGGCGTTGGAGTTACATCTTTCGGAGGTCAGGCTTACATTTGATGCCAAACACCGCGTGAGTGGTGCGGTTGAGCGTGAACATGATGAAAGCCACCAGATCATCGAAGAGTTTATGCTGGCAGCAAATATTGCGGTGGCAGAAGCCTTCAATGACCGCGGACTTCGATTTCTGAGACGCGTGCATCCCTCTCCTGAGTTGCCTCGCCAGTTGGCATTTGCAGACTTCGTGAATGCCCTGGGGTACACTTTGAAAAAGGCGCAAAGTCGTAAGGACCTTCAGAAGATCGTTGAGCAGGTGCATGGCACACCCGTTGAACAGGCGATTAATTATGCTTTGCTTCGTAGCTTAAAGCAGGCTGAGTACACAGACGAAGAGTTAGGTCACTATGCACTGGCAGTAGATCATTATTGTCATTTTACCAGTCCCATTCGTCGCTATCCCGACTTAACCATTCATCGGATGATCGACGAAATTATAGAACGACCCGAGAAGGGCAAAGGACAAAGTCCACAAGGATTAAGGCAGTTAGGTCAGGAACTTTCCTTGCGGGAACGACGGGCAGAAGCGGCAGAACGAGAGCTGACGAAAGTAAAACTACTTACTTGGATGATCGATAATGAAATTAAAACTCTCAATACGATGATCACAGGAGTCGAAACTTTTGGTCTGTTTTGCAGAGGGACGGATGTACCAGTTGAAGGGCTGTTACATATCAGCCGACTGGGAAAGCATGACTACTTTAACGTCGACTCTGCTAAATTCAGTATTGTCGGTGAACGAACAGGACAGGAATATCGAATCGGTGATTTATTGACTGTCGAAGTTGAAAAGATTGATCTGGACCGTCGCGAACTGGACTTTCGTCTGCCGAACTCGAAAAAAGCGGGGAAACCCGCAAAGAACGGTGCTTCACAACGAGGAGGGAAGTCGTCCAAGTCCTTTTCAAAAGTAAAAGGAAATACAAAAAAGAACAGCCGCAAGCTGAAATCACAACGAGGCAAAAAGAAAAAAAGAAAATAG